In Deltaproteobacteria bacterium, a single window of DNA contains:
- a CDS encoding NAD(P)/FAD-dependent oxidoreductase has translation MKPDVIVIGGGASGLMAAGRAAEQGCRVLLLEKMGRVGVKLALTGKGRCNLTNGGDLPTFIESYRHNGKFLHNVFSRFFNDDLLSFFTSRGLPVIEERGRRIFPASNRAQDVVRVLRGYANSQGVKIQIHSPVREILTDDRRIIGVRTDSGQFEAAKVILATGGASYSQTGSSGDGFRMAEKLGHTIQRIRPALVPLEVEEPYVRELQGLGLKNVKVTLLADGRKAGEEFGEMLFTHFGVSGPIILTLSGLAVDRLSSARVDLSIDFKPALSPEQVEARLVREFQRHSRKQILNILPTLLPRRFIPIFIQRSGISPAITGSEVRSGERKRLLHLLKNWRLTVKSPRPLEEAIITAGGVSVHEIHPSTMESKIIPGLYFCGEIMDVDGKTGGYNLQAAFSTGWVAGEASASR, from the coding sequence TTGAAGCCGGATGTAATCGTAATCGGAGGAGGGGCCTCAGGTCTGATGGCTGCAGGGCGGGCCGCAGAGCAAGGATGCAGGGTGCTCCTTCTGGAAAAAATGGGTCGGGTAGGAGTCAAACTGGCCTTGACCGGCAAAGGCCGCTGTAACCTAACCAACGGCGGGGACCTGCCAACCTTTATCGAAAGCTACCGGCATAATGGAAAATTCCTGCATAATGTTTTTTCTCGCTTCTTTAACGATGATTTGCTTTCCTTTTTCACATCGCGTGGCCTGCCAGTGATCGAAGAGAGAGGGAGGCGGATCTTCCCAGCTTCCAACCGGGCGCAGGATGTGGTCCGAGTCCTGCGCGGTTACGCCAATTCCCAAGGGGTTAAAATCCAGATTCATTCCCCAGTGCGGGAAATTCTGACCGATGATCGCCGGATCATCGGAGTACGAACCGACTCGGGCCAATTCGAGGCAGCCAAGGTCATTCTAGCTACCGGAGGTGCATCTTACTCCCAGACGGGATCCTCCGGCGACGGGTTCAGAATGGCTGAAAAACTTGGACATACGATCCAACGGATTCGGCCCGCACTCGTTCCGCTGGAGGTTGAAGAACCGTATGTGCGGGAACTTCAGGGGTTGGGATTGAAGAATGTGAAGGTTACGTTGCTCGCGGATGGCCGGAAGGCCGGAGAAGAATTTGGCGAAATGCTTTTCACCCATTTTGGCGTATCGGGCCCAATCATTCTTACCCTGAGCGGATTGGCGGTAGATAGGCTATCCAGTGCCAGAGTGGATTTATCCATCGATTTCAAGCCGGCTTTATCCCCCGAGCAGGTTGAAGCCCGGTTGGTCCGCGAATTCCAAAGGCATAGCCGGAAACAAATCCTCAATATCCTCCCTACCCTTTTACCTCGACGGTTTATCCCCATCTTCATCCAAAGATCCGGGATATCTCCGGCGATAACAGGGAGCGAGGTGCGTTCGGGTGAAAGGAAGCGCCTATTGCATTTGCTTAAGAATTGGCGGCTGACGGTTAAAAGTCCCAGGCCTCTTGAGGAAGCGATCATCACAGCCGGCGGCGTTTCCGTGCACGAGATCCATCCCTCAACGATGGAATCGAAGATCATCCCGGGGCTTTATTTTTGCGGAGAGATCATGGATGTGGACGGGAAAACAGGTGGGTATAACCTGCAGGCTGCGTTCAGCACGGGATGGGTTGCCGGGGAGGCCTCTGCCAGTAGATGA
- the ndk gene encoding nucleoside-diphosphate kinase, which yields MERTLSIIKPDGVAKGLIGEVIKRFEKAGLKIAAMKMIHMSKKEAEGFYAVHRGKKFYDSVTDFMSSGPCVVMILEGPNAIAKNRELMGATNPQDAAPGTIRREYAANIERNIVHGSDAPETAAFEIGYFFNALEICG from the coding sequence ATGGAGCGGACGCTTTCAATTATCAAACCCGATGGAGTGGCCAAGGGGTTAATCGGGGAAGTGATCAAGAGATTTGAGAAAGCCGGGCTGAAGATCGCGGCCATGAAGATGATTCATATGTCCAAGAAGGAAGCGGAAGGGTTCTACGCAGTTCACCGGGGCAAGAAATTTTATGACAGCGTGACGGATTTCATGTCTTCGGGGCCCTGCGTCGTGATGATCCTCGAAGGGCCCAACGCCATCGCTAAAAACCGGGAGTTGATGGGGGCGACAAATCCGCAGGATGCTGCTCCCGGGACCATTCGCAGGGAGTATGCAGCGAATATCGAAAGGAACATCGTCCACGGCTCGGATGCGCCGGAGACCGCGGCCTTTGAGATCGGGTATTTTTTCAACGCCCTGGAAATCTGCGGGTAA
- a CDS encoding ATP-binding protein, with the protein MSGPRQSGKTTLAQMISEEFANRLYLNWDIPEDRTRLLENPFFFQEIERRNSSLPLIVFDEIHKYRDWKNYLKGVYDRFHREFKFLVSGSGRLDIYQKGGDSLAGRYYLFHLWPFTLTELAGGARDFDDFSRHLLDVQTEKEAERKKAWSSLEQFSGFPEPFLSGRDASYRRWSNAYSQQLIREDIRDLTNIQAIGDLETLYHLLPSKVGSPISIPSLCRVLKLSYNTIRNWLSAFERFFLVFSLTPWTRKISRAIQKERKIYLWDIPRIKDPAARFENMVALELYRAVTLWNEMGWGSFSLHFIKNKEQQEVDFLLANENQPFLLVETKLSETQPSPALLKFQAFLDVPAVQLTNMTGGYRQLSKDGRQILVVPAWQWLSAIP; encoded by the coding sequence CTGTCCGGCCCCCGCCAGAGTGGCAAAACGACCTTGGCGCAAATGATTTCGGAGGAATTTGCCAATCGTCTCTACCTCAACTGGGATATTCCCGAAGACCGAACCCGCTTGCTTGAAAATCCGTTCTTCTTCCAGGAAATCGAACGCCGCAATAGCTCGCTGCCGTTAATCGTATTCGACGAGATTCATAAATACCGGGACTGGAAAAACTACCTGAAAGGAGTTTACGATCGCTTTCACAGGGAATTTAAGTTTTTAGTCAGCGGGAGCGGGCGATTGGATATTTATCAGAAAGGTGGGGACTCTCTGGCCGGACGATACTATCTTTTCCATCTCTGGCCGTTTACGCTAACCGAATTGGCTGGCGGCGCCCGTGACTTTGACGACTTCAGCAGGCACCTGTTAGACGTCCAAACCGAGAAAGAGGCCGAAAGGAAGAAAGCCTGGTCAAGCCTCGAACAATTCAGCGGATTCCCGGAGCCTTTTCTCAGCGGACGAGACGCCTCCTACCGCAGGTGGTCCAACGCCTATTCTCAGCAACTGATTCGAGAAGATATCCGGGACCTGACCAATATCCAGGCCATCGGTGATCTGGAAACTCTCTACCACTTGCTGCCGTCGAAGGTTGGGAGTCCAATTTCCATTCCGTCTTTGTGCAGAGTCCTCAAACTATCCTACAATACGATCCGCAACTGGCTTTCGGCATTCGAGCGGTTTTTTTTGGTCTTCAGTTTGACGCCCTGGACCCGAAAAATTTCCCGCGCCATCCAAAAGGAGCGCAAAATCTACCTCTGGGATATCCCCCGAATCAAAGATCCCGCTGCCCGATTCGAAAACATGGTGGCCCTGGAACTTTACCGGGCAGTTACCCTTTGGAATGAGATGGGCTGGGGAAGTTTTTCACTGCATTTCATTAAGAATAAGGAACAGCAAGAGGTCGATTTCCTCCTGGCCAATGAAAACCAGCCGTTCCTCTTGGTTGAGACGAAACTTTCCGAAACCCAGCCGTCCCCGGCCCTTCTAAAATTCCAGGCGTTTTTAGACGTACCTGCCGTTCAACTCACCAATATGACCGGGGGTTATCGCCAATTGTCAAAGGACGGTCGGCAAATCCTTGTTGTCCCTGCCTGGCAGTGGCTCTCTGCGATTCCCTGA
- a CDS encoding transposase codes for MGRGIEKRKIFLDDQDRVDFIKRLGELVQEGSMDIHAWAILPNHFHILCKTKKQPLSASMRKLLTGYAVHFNRRHRRHGHLFQNRYKSIVCQEDTYLAELVRYIHLNLLRAGVVKDLRELNYCPWSGHSALMGNMDGREWQSRDYVLSYFGRGRGGRRNYLKFVEEGILLGRKPELVGGGLVRSLGGWSSVIALRRRGEKQVSDERILGDGDFVEAILAESGGMGKENLRIGQKKVSLWSLAEVVCKEHGVDLKELRSGSRRHVVVEARQELSRLAVMDHGYSGAEVARYLGVTNSCITRPLSLGGKKV; via the coding sequence ATGGGGCGGGGGATCGAGAAACGGAAGATCTTTCTCGATGATCAGGATCGAGTCGATTTTATTAAGCGATTAGGGGAATTGGTGCAAGAGGGCTCGATGGATATCCATGCGTGGGCCATTCTCCCTAACCATTTTCATATACTGTGTAAGACCAAGAAACAGCCATTGTCTGCCAGCATGCGGAAGTTGCTGACTGGGTATGCAGTGCATTTCAATAGGCGGCATAGGAGGCATGGACATCTGTTTCAGAATCGGTATAAGTCCATCGTGTGCCAGGAGGATACTTATTTGGCGGAGTTGGTTCGTTATATCCATTTGAATTTGCTGCGGGCCGGGGTAGTCAAAGATCTCCGAGAATTGAATTATTGTCCTTGGTCAGGCCACTCGGCTTTGATGGGGAATATGGATGGGAGAGAATGGCAGAGTAGGGATTATGTTTTATCCTATTTTGGAAGGGGGAGAGGAGGGCGGCGGAATTATTTGAAGTTTGTGGAAGAGGGAATTTTATTGGGGAGGAAGCCGGAGTTAGTTGGGGGCGGCTTGGTGAGGAGTTTGGGGGGTTGGTCTTCGGTAATCGCCCTGCGGAGGCGAGGGGAGAAGCAGGTATCGGATGAGAGGATATTAGGGGATGGTGATTTTGTAGAGGCGATATTGGCTGAATCGGGGGGTATGGGAAAAGAGAATTTGAGAATAGGACAGAAGAAAGTGAGTTTATGGTCTTTGGCGGAGGTGGTTTGTAAAGAACATGGGGTAGATTTGAAGGAGTTGCGGTCGGGTAGTCGCCGGCATGTGGTTGTGGAGGCGCGGCAGGAGTTATCGCGGCTTGCGGTAATGGATCATGGGTATTCTGGGGCGGAGGTGGCGCGCTACCTTGGGGTTACGAATTCTTGTATTACCCGCCCGCTTTCCTTGGGGGGCAAGAAAGTCTGA
- a CDS encoding MBL fold metallo-hydrolase: MEKFFILTAAFFVALAFQAGAQQGLESDLIKTSAGDLKITFIGHGSLVFAFGGKVIHVDPVSKEADYTKLPKADLILVTHHHGDHLDAKSLDVLRTEKTFLVLTEICAQQVKGGMVMKNGEVKNVGGLKIEAVPAYNLVHMRSEGKPFHPKGEGNGYVITFGDKRVYVAGDTENIPEMKKLEKIDVAFLPMNLPFTMTPEMVADAAKAFKPRVLYPYHFGETDTSKLLGLLKESKEIEVRIRKMK, from the coding sequence ATGGAGAAATTCTTTATATTAACCGCTGCATTTTTCGTCGCCCTGGCATTTCAAGCGGGCGCCCAGCAAGGATTGGAGAGCGATCTGATCAAAACATCCGCCGGGGACCTGAAGATTACCTTCATCGGCCATGGAAGCCTGGTGTTTGCCTTTGGGGGAAAGGTGATCCATGTCGATCCGGTAAGCAAGGAGGCCGATTACACCAAGCTGCCGAAGGCCGACCTGATTCTGGTGACCCATCATCACGGGGATCACCTGGATGCGAAGTCGCTGGATGTCCTGCGCACCGAAAAAACCTTTCTGGTATTGACAGAGATCTGCGCCCAGCAGGTGAAGGGCGGCATGGTGATGAAAAATGGAGAGGTAAAAAATGTAGGCGGCCTGAAGATAGAGGCTGTGCCCGCCTATAACCTCGTCCACATGCGCAGCGAAGGCAAGCCGTTCCATCCCAAGGGGGAGGGAAACGGGTACGTGATCACCTTCGGGGACAAGAGAGTCTATGTGGCCGGGGACACCGAGAACATCCCGGAGATGAAAAAACTGGAGAAGATCGACGTCGCCTTCCTGCCCATGAACCTTCCCTTTACCATGACGCCGGAGATGGTGGCGGACGCCGCCAAGGCTTTCAAACCCAGGGTCCTCTATCCATACCACTTCGGGGAGACGGATACCTCAAAGCTTTTGGGGCTGCTGAAAGAGAGCAAAGAGATCGAGGTGCGCATCCGGAAGATGAAGTAA
- a CDS encoding aldo/keto reductase translates to MKKRKLGNSGLEVFPLAFGGNVFGWTADEAMSFKLLDAFVDSGLNFIDTADVYSKWAPGNRGGESETILGKWLKRPGNRKKVILATKVGMEMGPNKKGLSKSYIMLAVEDSLKRLQTDYIDLYQSHTDDADTPLEETIETYGQLIQQGKVRAIGASNYSAERLLRALEISQQGGYPSYQSLQPFYNLYDRADYETKLEPLCREKGLGVISYYSLASGFLTGKYRSEKDISKSPRGQRAGKCLNERGFRILEALDRVAKQRGSTPATVSLAWLIARPGITAPIASATNLEQLHELMAAPKLELDPSEIELLNRASAYST, encoded by the coding sequence ATGAAAAAACGTAAGTTGGGAAATTCCGGGTTGGAGGTTTTTCCGCTCGCCTTTGGGGGGAACGTCTTTGGATGGACTGCGGACGAGGCCATGTCCTTCAAATTATTGGATGCCTTTGTGGACTCCGGGCTTAATTTCATCGATACCGCGGATGTCTACTCCAAGTGGGCCCCGGGCAACCGGGGTGGAGAATCCGAGACCATCCTGGGCAAATGGCTCAAGCGGCCCGGAAACCGAAAAAAGGTGATCCTCGCCACAAAGGTCGGAATGGAAATGGGCCCGAACAAGAAGGGGCTCTCCAAGTCCTATATTATGCTCGCGGTGGAGGATTCCCTAAAACGCCTGCAGACGGACTATATCGACCTGTATCAGTCCCATACCGACGACGCGGATACCCCTTTGGAAGAGACCATCGAAACCTATGGGCAATTGATTCAGCAGGGAAAAGTGAGGGCCATCGGCGCTTCGAACTACAGCGCGGAACGACTTCTTCGGGCTTTGGAGATCAGCCAACAGGGGGGATATCCCAGCTACCAATCCTTGCAGCCTTTTTATAATCTCTATGACCGGGCCGACTATGAAACCAAGCTCGAACCCCTGTGCCGGGAAAAGGGATTGGGGGTGATCAGCTACTACTCCCTGGCCAGCGGCTTTCTCACCGGCAAGTATCGGTCGGAAAAGGATATATCCAAGAGCCCCCGGGGGCAGCGGGCCGGAAAATGCTTGAATGAACGTGGATTCCGAATCCTTGAGGCCCTCGATCGGGTAGCCAAACAGCGCGGATCCACGCCGGCCACGGTCTCCCTGGCCTGGCTGATCGCCCGGCCCGGCATCACCGCTCCCATTGCCAGCGCCACGAACCTGGAACAATTGCACGAATTAATGGCAGCGCCGAAACTCGAATTGGACCCTTCGGAAATAGAGCTTTTGAACCGGGCGAGTGCCTATTCAACCTGA